The genomic stretch ACGTGCTAAAGAATAGGCCAACTTTTTATGCTTCTCCGTTTAAAAGAGGAGTATGTTTGCAGGTAAAAACTGTTACACCTAAGAAGCCTAATTCCGCCCTCCGAAAGGTTGCGCGTGTGAGGCTTACCAACAGTATGGAAGTTACAGCTTATATCCC from Patescibacteria group bacterium encodes the following:
- a CDS encoding 30S ribosomal protein S12, with the protein product MSTVNQLVRKNRKKVAKKSKSVALARGFNVLKNRPTFYASPFKRGVCLQVKTVTPKKPNSALRKVARVRLTNSMEVTAYIP